In the Streptomyces formicae genome, one interval contains:
- a CDS encoding NADH-quinone oxidoreductase subunit M has product MIGISESVMQFLLALIVVGPLIGAVAALLPAPPGLKGTSPDQAVLRHGVVVTGAILIAAIVLALGFDHDQPSKMQATTDISWIPALDVRIHLGIDGISLPLLVLTALLTFLCALYSYFKMPAGPSPKAFVALILVLESGTLATFAVLDLLLFFLAFEMVLIPMYFLIARWGGAQRTRAAWKFILYTLLGSVVMLLGLLLIGLNSGTFDMVALATDNGRGLTTSVQVIAVLAIGIGLAVKTPMWPLHSWLPDAHTAAPTVGSVLLAGVMLKMGTYGFVRILLPVAPDGMREFAPYLAAFAVVGIIYGSLACLALARQGAKGDLKRLIAYSSVGHMGFVLLGIATMSPTGVNGALFANIAHGLITGLLFFLVGALKDRTGTTDLDSLAQESGAALYGKAPRLGGLIAFGAVASLGLPGLAGFWGEMLALFGAFKPADDLSRPAFLTFMAIAAFGTLLTAAYMLIVVRRVCMGPMPKPAAEVAVERAAEPAVEPAPTGLADVHGYEFAAWTPLVALTVLAGLWPAALLGLTDPAVQKLLTGGKS; this is encoded by the coding sequence GTGATCGGTATCAGTGAGTCCGTGATGCAGTTTCTTCTGGCGTTGATCGTCGTCGGCCCGCTCATCGGCGCCGTGGCCGCTCTCCTGCCCGCCCCGCCCGGACTGAAGGGGACGTCGCCCGACCAGGCCGTGCTGCGCCACGGCGTGGTCGTGACCGGCGCGATCCTCATCGCCGCGATCGTCCTCGCGCTCGGCTTCGACCACGACCAGCCGTCGAAGATGCAGGCCACGACCGATATCAGCTGGATCCCCGCACTCGACGTGCGCATCCACCTCGGCATCGACGGCATCTCGCTCCCCCTTCTGGTCCTGACGGCGCTGCTGACCTTCCTCTGCGCGCTCTACAGCTACTTCAAAATGCCTGCCGGGCCGTCCCCCAAGGCATTCGTGGCACTTATCCTCGTGCTCGAGTCCGGCACCCTCGCGACCTTCGCCGTCCTCGATCTGCTGCTGTTCTTCCTGGCGTTCGAGATGGTGCTCATCCCGATGTACTTCCTCATCGCCCGCTGGGGCGGTGCGCAACGGACCCGGGCGGCTTGGAAGTTCATCCTCTACACCCTGCTCGGCTCCGTCGTGATGCTGCTCGGCCTCCTGCTCATCGGGCTCAACTCAGGCACGTTCGACATGGTGGCACTCGCCACTGACAACGGCCGGGGCCTGACCACGTCCGTGCAGGTCATCGCCGTTCTGGCGATCGGGATCGGGCTCGCGGTCAAGACGCCGATGTGGCCGCTGCACAGCTGGCTGCCGGACGCCCACACCGCCGCGCCGACCGTCGGCTCGGTCCTGCTGGCCGGTGTGATGCTGAAGATGGGTACGTACGGGTTCGTCCGCATCCTGCTGCCCGTCGCGCCGGACGGGATGCGGGAGTTCGCGCCGTACCTCGCCGCCTTCGCGGTCGTCGGGATCATCTACGGATCCCTGGCCTGCCTCGCGCTGGCCAGGCAGGGCGCGAAGGGCGACCTCAAGCGCCTCATCGCGTACTCGTCCGTCGGCCACATGGGCTTCGTGCTGCTCGGCATCGCGACGATGAGCCCGACCGGCGTGAACGGCGCGCTGTTCGCCAACATCGCCCACGGCCTCATCACCGGCCTGCTGTTCTTCCTCGTCGGCGCGCTCAAGGACCGCACCGGCACCACCGACCTCGACTCCCTCGCGCAGGAGTCCGGCGCCGCGCTCTACGGCAAGGCGCCCCGCCTCGGCGGCCTGATCGCCTTCGGCGCCGTCGCCTCGCTCGGGCTGCCGGGCCTCGCCGGGTTCTGGGGCGAGATGCTCGCGCTGTTCGGCGCGTTCAAGCCTGCCGACGACCTGAGCCGCCCCGCCTTCCTCACCTTCATGGCCATCGCGGCCTTCGGCACCCTGCTCACCGCCGCGTACATGCTCATCGTCGTACGCCGCGTCTGCATGGGCCCGATGCCGAAGCCCGCGGCCGAAGTCGCGGTCGAACGCGCGGCCGAACCTGCGGTTGAGCCCGCGCCGACGGGACTCGCCGACGTCCACGGCTACGAATTCGCCGCCTGGACCCCGCTCGTCGCCCTCACCGTCCTCGCCGGACTCTGGCCCGCGGCTCTCCTCGGCCTGACCGACCCGGCCGTGCAGAAGCTCCTCACAGGAGGCAAGTCGTGA
- a CDS encoding NADH-quinone oxidoreductase subunit N gives MTVAAESAASLVQSVDWVAIAPPTIAAVVGLVVLVADLFVGAGKKAVLGWISVAGLAAAALALLPLLDDDRSTFCLTGGGTHACSYTADRFTLVIQLLVLGGALLAALLSMSTLKDSQDELPAGEYWFLLLSSAAGAALLPASRDLATLIVALEVASLPAFALVGLKRGDKRSSEAALKFFLSSVTATAVSLLGVSFVYAATGTLHLTEIATELQDVDGQLHTLAQAGVALTLVGFAFKVAAVPFHFWVPDTYVGAPLPVAAYLSVVGKAVGFTGLILVTVVAFPSYADVWGPAIAVLAALTMTAGNVAALRQRATRAYSAVRLLAWSSVGQAGYLLVPIAAAGYADDDAGAQKAIGSTVAYALMYAAVNLGAFAVAALVGRSQRLNRVSDYRGLYARSPLAALVLGFFLLCLAGLPPGIIGLFAKVTVFSAVVDAGLGWLAVVMAVNVVIALFYYLQWTALLFRAPRGEPVEHRAPAPLTAAIALTAILGVALSGAPQLVLRFADTGLF, from the coding sequence GTGACCGTGGCCGCCGAAAGCGCCGCAAGCCTCGTCCAGTCCGTCGACTGGGTCGCGATCGCACCGCCGACCATCGCGGCGGTCGTCGGCCTCGTCGTCCTGGTCGCCGACCTCTTCGTCGGCGCCGGCAAGAAGGCGGTCCTCGGCTGGATCTCCGTGGCGGGCCTGGCCGCCGCCGCGCTCGCGCTGCTGCCCCTCCTGGACGACGACCGCTCGACCTTCTGCCTGACCGGCGGCGGCACGCACGCGTGCAGCTACACCGCCGACCGCTTCACCCTCGTCATCCAGCTCCTGGTCCTCGGCGGCGCCCTGCTCGCCGCCCTGCTCTCCATGAGCACCCTCAAGGACTCCCAGGACGAACTGCCCGCGGGGGAGTACTGGTTCCTGCTGCTCTCCTCCGCGGCGGGCGCCGCCCTGCTGCCCGCGTCGCGCGACCTCGCGACGCTCATCGTCGCCCTCGAAGTCGCCTCCCTCCCGGCCTTCGCGCTCGTCGGCCTCAAGCGCGGCGACAAGCGCTCCTCCGAAGCGGCCCTGAAGTTCTTCCTCTCCTCGGTCACCGCGACCGCGGTGAGCCTCCTCGGCGTCAGCTTCGTGTACGCCGCGACCGGCACCCTGCACCTCACGGAGATCGCCACCGAACTCCAGGACGTCGACGGGCAGCTGCACACGCTCGCCCAGGCCGGAGTCGCCCTCACCCTCGTCGGCTTCGCCTTCAAGGTGGCGGCCGTGCCCTTCCACTTCTGGGTGCCCGACACCTACGTAGGCGCGCCCCTGCCCGTCGCCGCGTACCTCTCCGTCGTAGGAAAGGCCGTCGGCTTCACCGGGCTGATCCTCGTCACCGTCGTCGCCTTCCCCTCGTACGCGGACGTCTGGGGCCCCGCGATCGCGGTCCTCGCCGCCCTCACCATGACCGCGGGCAACGTCGCGGCGCTGCGACAGCGGGCCACGCGCGCGTACAGCGCGGTCCGCCTGCTCGCCTGGTCCTCGGTCGGCCAGGCGGGCTACCTCCTGGTGCCGATCGCCGCCGCCGGATACGCCGACGACGACGCGGGCGCCCAGAAGGCCATCGGCTCCACCGTCGCGTACGCCCTGATGTACGCGGCCGTGAACCTCGGAGCCTTCGCCGTGGCGGCCCTCGTCGGCCGCTCCCAGCGCCTGAACCGCGTCAGCGACTACCGCGGCCTGTACGCGCGAAGCCCCCTGGCCGCCCTCGTCCTCGGCTTCTTCCTGCTCTGCCTCGCGGGCCTGCCGCCCGGCATCATCGGCCTCTTCGCGAAGGTCACGGTCTTCTCCGCGGTGGTCGACGCGGGCCTGGGCTGGCTCGCCGTGGTGATGGCCGTGAACGTCGTGATCGCGCTCTTCTACTACCTCCAGTGGACCGCGCTGCTCTTCCGTGCCCCCCGGGGAGAGCCCGTCGAGCACCGCGCCCCCGCCCCGCTCACCGCGGCCATCGCCCTGACCGCGATCCTCGGCGTCGCGCTCTCCGGAGCGCCCCAGCTCGTGCTGCGATTCGCCGACACGGGACTCTTCTGA